The genomic stretch GATACAATCTGGATGAAGGAAACAGCTGATACAATGTGGATAAAGGAAAAAGCCAGAGTTTTTGTACACCTTGACTTAGTTGacaaagttcatttaaatatgcCACGGCTGTGTGTGTAGTTTTCATTCTTTAATGAAATCTAAAGAATCTACACTCCCCTGTATTGAAGAGGCTTCAAACACACAATTTAAATGACACAAGGGAGCTTAGATGACACAACATTATGGGTGACACAGGGGAGCTTAAATGACACAACATTATGGGTGACACAGGGGAGCTTAGATGACACAACAGTATGGGTGACACAGGGGAGCTTAGATGACACAACATTATGGGTGACACAGGGGAGCTTAGATGACACAACATTATGGGTGACACAGGGGAGCTTAGATGACACAACAGTTTGGGTGACACAGGGGAGCTTAGATGACACAACAGTTTGGGTGACACAGGGGAGCTTGGATGACACAACATTATGGGTGACACAGGGGAGCTTGGATGACACAACAGTATGGGTGACACAGGGGAGCTTAGATGACACAACAGTATGGGTGACACAGGGAGCTTAGATGACACAACAGTATGGGTGAAATAGGGAGCTTAGATGACAAAACAGTATGGGTGACACAGGGGAGCTTAGATGACACAACAGTATGGGTGACACAGGGGAGCTTAGATGACACAACATTATGGGTGACACAGGGGAGCTTAGATGACACAACAGTATGGGTGACACAGGGGAGCTTAGATGACACAACAGTATGGGTGACACAGGGGAGCTTAGATGACACAACAGTTTGGGTGACACAGGGGAGCTTAGATGACACAACAGTATGGGTGACACAGGGGAGCTTAGATGACACAACAGTTTGGGTGACACAGGGGAGCTTAGATGACACAACATTATGGGTGACACAGGGGAGCTTAGATGACACAACATTATGGGTGACACAGGGGAGCTTAGATGACACAACAGTATGGGTGACACAAGGGAGCTTAGATGACACAACAGTATGGGTGACACAGGGGAGCTTAGATGACACAACAGTATGGGTGACACAGGGGAGCTTAGATGACACAACAGTATGGGTGACACAGGGGAGCTTAGATGACACAACAGTATGGGTGACACAGGGGAGCTTAGATGACACAACAGTTTGGGTGACACAGGGGAGCTTAGATGACACAACATTATGGGTGACACAGGGGAGCTTAGATGACACAACATTATGGGTGACACAGGGGAGCTTAGATGACAACAGTATGGATGACACAGGGGAGCTTAGATGACACAACAGTATGGGTGACACAGGGGAGTTTAGATGACACAACAGTTTGGGTGAAACAAGAGTTTGGATGACACAGGGGAGTTTAGATGACACAACAGTTTGGGTGAAACAAGAGTTTGGATGACACAACAGTATGGGTGAAACAAGAGTTTAGATGACAACAGTTTGGGTGAAACAAGAGTTTGGATGACACAACAGTTTAGGTGAAACAAGAGTTTGGATGACACAACAGTTTGGGTGAAACAAGAGTTTAGATGACACAACAGTTTGGGTGAAAAAGAGTTTGGATGACACAACAGTATGGGTGAAACAAGAGTTTGGATGACACAACAGTATGTGTGAAACAAGAGTTTGGATGACACAACAGTTTGGGTGAAACAAGAGTTTGGATGACACAACAGTATGGGTGAAACAAGAGTTTGGATGACACAACAGTATGGGTGAAACAAGAGTTTGGATGACACAACAGTATGGATGAAACAAGAGTTTGGATGACACAACAGTATGGGTGAAACAAGAGTTTGGATGACACAACAGTATGGGTGAAACAAGAGTTTGGATGACACAACAGTATGGGTGAAACAAGAGTTTGGATGACACAACAGTATGGGTGAAACAAGAGTTTGGATGACACAACAGTATGGGTGAAACAAGAGTTTGGATGACACAGTTTGGACATAACAGTTTGGATGACACCATACATTACAGATTATTGCATACACTAGCAGATTTTGTACCAATATTTATCAATAATTTTGTCCAGAAagattattatagcttttatatagcgctactttgatgcttatagcatgctcagagtgcttttggtccaattttttgtggaccagtgtggggggggggggggtatctaggagttggttttctgtgctgcctttaggcgctcagtaaacacaactctgcccaagtcaGGTGTCAAagctcgagcccccttctaggtagccaagccaagctaagttcaagcgcacttggcctcttgacCATGCTCAACTCAacagtaaaagaaatatttccatATTCTTTTAAGTCAATGTtcatttaaacatatttaaaaacatgATGAGAAAATTAGTCTTAATTAGAAACCAATTTacaattaatattaacagtactctcaaaatgaacaaaatgacaGCTATTGGAAGTAGGTTTGCTTAGCCATCCCTTATATCTGAATTTGTTCACATCTCAACAAGAAGACAGGAGATTTagaatttgcttttttaaatatttcttagtgACCAAGTGGTTAGGTGACTGAGGGGCTTGATCCTGGTGGggggtgttttttttatgtcaaacAGGATATTTAGGATTCTACTAGATGGATGCGGTACCTGACATTTACCAGGGAAAAGTATGGAGTGACTGTGTAGGACACTCTGCTTGGTTGAGTTCAGAAGCATGACAACCCAACATTACTTTCCCCACAGATCTGATTGagctaaacaaacaacaatgatCAATAACTAGAACTAGAATATAAATtgtgaaaataacaaaaaatctattctttcaatttgtttttgttaacatcagtcatcatcatcatcatcatcctctgTCCTGTGTGGTGCCAAACCTCCAAATACCTCAGAAGGAACTGTTTGTTGTTCCACTTCCATTTCTGTATTGAGtagtgaaacaaatataaaatttcaaaaaaaaattaaaaaaatttgttttaagttaatttttttcttctatttcttcttcttaaatTGCTTGTATATAGCACTACAgcacatctttcatgcttacagcatgctcagtgcccTATGGTCAAGTCTCTTATGTGAACCAGTGGGGGGAGagtgtatctgggagaaggtttccctgttgcctttaggtgctcagtaagcATAACTCTCCTCGAgttgggattcaaactcaagctcCCTTATTAGGTAGAAAAGTGGTTTTGGCCTCTAAGCAACATACCCCTTTATTATTTTATGagttactagacatatgttacccgcgacccgtgggtctttatttgcgcattactgtcgatatagtcactgagatttttttgttaacaattaaacgaaataataatgtaataagtaaagcgaatgtgtcaatgtaaaaatagtgtgaatgaagctatcaaatcaaaatagctaataaattaaattaaaacatttgcttgtaggcttacatatatttgattaaaatttgagacgaatagacttaattttgtatgttcatgtgttagagttcttagagttcaataagagttttagacctaggcctaggaatagactcagtagagagatgtgttaatgtgtaaccatttggtaatgtctaatgaaagaatgttcgccaggaaatctgtagtcacacagatatcaggaactaatttatgtaaaaaatgcttttgaataatctagtggattggatttagatgtatgttaaacgtagctaatgatcctttcacgttatttctctttcgctacgaaaataaaattagttttgcgaaaatcggtttacccgaagtcgatacattcttatctattaaaaacgaaaagagcgatagctttgttaaatgaatgggattataaagtgaacaattaaacgaaataatttttagtacgtgATTCATGAATGAAAATACATCTAGGCCTATCTTAACTCATCTttgcagctttcgtaaacgaatgtagctttagaaaaccaaatttgaatgtttatttgatcaaaatatgaaatgaatggactttaattaatatgtctatgtgttaaagtataaaactatctgtgcgaagagaagttttatcatcttagagttgaattagagttttagatctagggatgggattataaagtaaacaattaaacaaattaatatttagtacgcgattcattacggtattgtctaatgaaagaatgttcgtcaggaaatctgtagtcacagatataaggaactaatttatgtaaaaaatgcttttgaaacacaaaattgaaggttaattttattatataatgaaatcaatggatcttcttttgtattttcatgtgtcaaagtaaaaaactatgtgcgcaaagtgtatttcttaaaattagatctaggtctaaatcctttctatcttttctcatgtcaacattgtagacatggcctagatccataaaatactatagctgtattagagccggacaactttattttttttttgagggtcttaagtttgtcttagggctacaatacatacactacggtctaagttagtacccaaggaacattcctgcctagttttatcaagattggtcaagcggttttgatgtctataagtaacatacatacatacatacatacatacatacatacacctcacattctactttataatatagatacataaaaattaacattGTGTTGCACATATTGCAAATACTGCAATTAATTATGATTGGATAGAAAATGGGAAGCTAATAAATCAAACTATtcagaaattaaaatacaaatctCTTGAAACCTACCTTTGTACTTGAATTCAAAGTTATAAAATTGAGTCATTAGATATTAACTTAAAATGATGTCGTGAGTTATagaattttcatttaaatattactCTGACCTTCCACTTCTTCTTCCTCATCTgtatcatcttcatcatcatcaatatTAATTTCATCAGGATTGTTGGTCTTGGTAAGTTCTCCAAGTTCTTCTTGTGTGGTGCTGCTCCTGAACAACAAAATAGTGAATAAGTTAAACCTTTAATTTAGTTTGAATAAACACAAATCCAACATAATGTTCAACATGAACATGAGTTAAACATTATACTTAATTAATATCAGAATGATGCACatatgacaaaaaaataaataaattttactgcaaatgtGGATGACATCACCAAAAAAGGACAACTGTCATTCAGACCAACTTGAAATGCAAAAAGGAGGTAAAAGAGGTAATTAGTGACTGTTacatgaagggaaaaaaaaaaggtctacatTTTCAAGTAACCACAGGACAGTATAGTTTGACTTTGTGCACCCAAGAAGAGAATATGAAATAAAGCTAACAACAAGAAAAGTTATATTTTGTATGTCCTTCAGTCAAAAAGTTAAGACTATTGCTGTTCTTTTGTCAATCAAAGAGTGAATGCCAAGTATTAAATGAAGCATCTGCAGGACAGAATATATCAGTCATCTCAGAGTATCATGCCACAGTCAAAGAATCAGCTGTGACAATTCTCAAGGCAAAGTTCACCACCAGTTGCTTGGATTATTCAGGCCTGAACATCATTAATGTTAATTAATTGCAACCCTGACAATGAACACCATCATTAAGCCATGACGACACTAAAAACTGTGCACAAATTAGCGGCAATTATTGAAGAAAGATGTCTAGCTAGTCTTTGGGAACTGCTAAACATGAGAAAAATAGTGAAACACTTCTGTAGTTGGCACTTTACTCTAAATTCACCAGTGAATCTTAAATCCTTATATTTATAGTATactaatttttcttcttcttctttctcattgttatgttggagcattcagatgactagaccaatatatgagatgaactgcgcagtggtttccaaatcagggagctctccatataggtTTCTTTccattggggtgttttggggccagtgtaaCATATGTTATCTAATTCTATTGTGAGGCGAAAGATTAGAAGTTGATCTTGTCTGGATAGCTTATAATATGagaacacatttttaatagcAGTTTTAGGCATAAAATAGTCTTAAAAATATATGATATAGCATCATAAAGAAAAAGTAGGGCAGCATAGTCAAAGTGGATAGCAGCTTTGAGCagttaaagtaataataacatGATTGGGACCTCCTGAGTTGATTCATAGTCCTCCCTAATCTCCACTTTTAGTGTAAAGGAATTTCCCTACAAATGTTTGAGTCACAGTGATAATATCTCTATCTTGAAATAGCTATTAAGCCAAGAGCTTTATCTAGGCTATATTATTGTCCTAAGAGGCACTGACCTAACAAACAAGAGCTTTTTCTCAGCTTGGGCTTTTTCTTTGAGAGATTCTTGTGCTAGTTGCCTTGCTCGTGCCTCTAGTTGTTGCATTTCATTACCCTCCTCtgtcaagataaaataaaatattaactcCTTTTGTATTTAGATTATAATCTCTAAGAACTTGTAAGTTGAACATTACATGTAGAAACTAAGTCAAATAACAAACCTAAATTTATATTGTCTTGTTTCTTGGTCTGTGCTGCTAACATCTGAGCTGACATAAAATTGACCTGAAAAAGAAATGCTATGCTCATTACAtatcaaatgtttaaaaaatataatttaaaatatgagGGAGATTGAAGAGTATGAGGTAAAATAATTGGAACTCCAAATGAGATTTCATAACTTTCATTTGGAAACAGATCTATAATGATAGCTGAAAACCACAATGGTTTTCTAGCTGGAAGGAACTTCTTTGAAAGGTTTCAGTAATTATGGAGTATTAGAGGGCTACAAATCTACACTATTTCAtgattttgttatttcattgaGACTAACCTGTGTATTATATGTTGCTTGCACACTTCTTTTTATTCTCAACATTTCACG from Biomphalaria glabrata chromosome 9, xgBioGlab47.1, whole genome shotgun sequence encodes the following:
- the LOC129928189 gene encoding transcription factor IIIB 50 kDa subunit-like, whose translation is MSSTDTIWMKETADTIWMKETADTMWMKETADTIWMKETADTIWMKETADTMWIKEKARVFGSLDDTTVWVTQGSLDDTTLWVTQGSLDDTTLWVTQGSLDDTTVWVTQGSLDDTTVWVTQGSLDDTTLWVTQGSLDDTTVWVTQGSLDDTTVWVTQGA